The following coding sequences are from one Nitrospirota bacterium window:
- a CDS encoding 3-hydroxyacyl-CoA dehydrogenase NAD-binding domain-containing protein has translation MSAFSYEIDKDGIAVLSFDLPGEKVNKLMMAVMDELDRLLDELAHKDGVRAMVIRSGKDGHFIVGADIAEIRDIRDSASGEELARRGQAVFAKLEALTFPTVAAVHGPCMGGGLELALACTYRVISNDQRTALALPEVKLGIIPGFGGTQRLPRLVGIANALDMILTGKPTHARKARQIGLADEVTYKEMLLERSLSLARKAMGLPRPSGVRSRQRMFAGLTEGNPLTRAIIFRTAEKNVLAETRGNYPAPLAALDAVRYGFSHTREEGYRHEAELLGRLAPTGVSKNLISVFYLNELLKKDHHPVLPDITHAVVIGAGVMGGGIAQLLAEKGLSVRMKDIDTRALAAGFREAWGIFGKRRDKGILTPIQARDGFDRITATIDYTGFRNAGIAIEAVVENMDVKKAVLRELEAAAGESLIYASNTSSLAISELATASSHPDRVVGMHFFNPVEKMPLVEIVRGRQTSDETISAIATLSRRLGKLPVILNDGPGFLVNRILMPYLGEAVVMLEQGGRIEEIDGALLRFGMPMGAFILLDEIGIDIAYKVSEILHQGLGERAKPSGLLARLYKEGRLGKKSGRGFYQYRGGKRGNPDGSLSGGLPGPSEIGTIGPEDIVDRAVLLMVKEAVLCLEDRIISRPNLLDAALVFGIGFPPFRGGLLRYADTLGAANIVSKLEGFVNRFGERFIPPASLREMAKTGQGFYSNERSPA, from the coding sequence ATGTCAGCCTTCAGCTATGAAATAGACAAAGACGGCATCGCGGTGCTCTCGTTCGACCTTCCCGGCGAAAAAGTGAATAAGCTGATGATGGCGGTCATGGACGAACTGGACCGGCTGCTCGATGAGCTCGCGCACAAGGACGGGGTCCGGGCCATGGTTATCCGGAGCGGCAAGGACGGGCACTTTATCGTCGGCGCCGACATCGCCGAGATCAGGGACATCAGGGATAGCGCGTCAGGCGAAGAACTCGCCCGGAGAGGCCAGGCGGTGTTCGCGAAGCTCGAAGCCCTGACCTTTCCGACCGTTGCCGCGGTGCACGGCCCCTGCATGGGCGGCGGACTGGAGCTCGCCCTCGCCTGCACGTACCGGGTCATCAGCAATGACCAGAGAACCGCCCTCGCCCTTCCCGAAGTGAAGCTCGGCATCATCCCCGGCTTCGGCGGGACGCAGCGGCTGCCGAGGCTGGTCGGGATCGCGAATGCCCTCGACATGATCCTGACGGGCAAGCCAACGCACGCACGGAAGGCAAGGCAGATCGGGCTTGCCGACGAGGTGACCTATAAGGAGATGCTGCTGGAGCGCTCGCTCTCCCTGGCACGGAAGGCTATGGGCTTGCCGAGGCCGTCTGGAGTACGGTCAAGGCAACGGATGTTCGCCGGATTAACTGAAGGAAATCCCCTGACAAGGGCCATCATCTTCCGGACCGCCGAGAAGAACGTTCTCGCTGAGACGCGGGGCAACTACCCCGCCCCGCTCGCAGCGCTCGACGCCGTCCGATACGGATTCTCGCATACGCGGGAAGAAGGCTACCGCCATGAAGCCGAACTGCTCGGCAGGCTGGCCCCGACCGGGGTCTCGAAAAACCTGATCTCCGTCTTTTACCTGAACGAACTGCTCAAGAAGGATCACCATCCCGTCCTTCCGGACATCACCCATGCGGTCGTCATCGGCGCGGGTGTGATGGGCGGCGGCATCGCCCAACTCCTCGCGGAAAAAGGGCTCTCCGTCCGGATGAAGGATATTGATACCCGGGCGCTCGCGGCGGGGTTCAGGGAGGCCTGGGGGATATTCGGAAAACGCCGGGACAAGGGGATATTGACGCCGATCCAGGCACGGGACGGTTTCGACCGCATCACGGCCACGATCGATTATACGGGGTTCCGGAACGCCGGGATCGCGATCGAGGCTGTCGTCGAGAACATGGACGTCAAGAAAGCGGTGCTCCGCGAACTTGAAGCTGCTGCGGGCGAGTCCCTGATATATGCTTCGAACACCTCTTCTCTCGCCATCTCCGAGCTTGCCACGGCATCGAGTCATCCGGACAGGGTCGTGGGCATGCACTTCTTCAACCCCGTCGAAAAAATGCCCCTCGTCGAGATCGTTCGCGGCAGACAGACTTCCGACGAGACCATCAGTGCGATCGCAACGCTCTCCCGGCGGCTCGGCAAGCTGCCCGTGATCTTGAACGACGGCCCGGGCTTCCTGGTGAACCGCATCCTGATGCCTTACCTCGGCGAAGCAGTCGTCATGCTGGAGCAGGGCGGCAGGATCGAAGAGATCGATGGCGCGCTCCTGCGGTTCGGCATGCCCATGGGCGCTTTTATCCTGCTCGACGAGATCGGGATCGATATCGCTTACAAGGTCTCCGAGATCCTGCACCAGGGGTTGGGCGAGCGGGCAAAGCCATCGGGCCTTCTGGCGCGGTTATATAAGGAAGGCCGTCTCGGAAAGAAGAGCGGCAGGGGATTTTATCAGTACCGGGGCGGTAAACGCGGGAACCCTGACGGCTCCCTTTCGGGCGGGCTCCCGGGTCCGTCTGAGATCGGCACGATCGGGCCCGAAGATATCGTTGACCGGGCAGTCCTGCTCATGGTAAAAGAAGCTGTCCTCTGCCTCGAAGATAGGATCATCAGCCGCCCCAATCTGCTCGACGCCGCGCTCGTCTTCGGGATCGGCTTCCCGCCGTTCCGGGGAGGGCTGCTCAGGTATGCGGATACGCTCGGTGCGGCGAACATTGTGTCTAAACTCGAGGGATTCGTCAACCGGTTCGGCGAGCGTTTCATTCCGCCGGCATCTCTCCGGGAAATGGCAAAGACCGGGCAGGGATTTTATTCCAACGAACGGAGCCCCGCCTGA
- the coxB gene encoding cytochrome c oxidase subunit II, with product MVTGWPNLSNPADDTFFFILGISLTLLALNTGVMIYFVIRYSRKRHPQAEEVKENTPLEIIWTVIPTLLVLAIFYVGWKGFVYMRTAPPDAMVVKVIARQWSWTFDYANGKETNVLKVPVGKPIKLLITSADVLHSLFIPAYHIKEDAVPGRETHLWFLPDEPGSYDLFCTEYCGVGHSDMITKVEVMQQKDFDQWYTGEQEAAPSEKKKPGARTPEKKEAAVKGVELIQVKGCVACHTTDGSPKIGPTFKGVFGKKEIVIHDGKEREIVVDEAFIKQTLMHPEIDRVKGFPPIMPSQHGLLTDKEMDAIVDYLKSLK from the coding sequence ATGGTGACCGGCTGGCCGAATCTTTCCAATCCTGCTGACGACACGTTCTTCTTTATCCTCGGCATTTCCCTGACCCTGCTGGCCCTGAACACGGGCGTCATGATCTATTTCGTGATCCGCTACAGCAGGAAGCGCCATCCGCAGGCTGAGGAGGTGAAGGAGAACACTCCGCTCGAGATCATCTGGACCGTGATACCCACCCTCCTCGTCCTTGCAATCTTTTACGTGGGCTGGAAGGGCTTCGTGTACATGCGCACGGCCCCACCCGACGCCATGGTCGTCAAGGTCATTGCCCGGCAGTGGTCTTGGACCTTCGACTACGCCAATGGCAAGGAGACCAATGTGCTGAAGGTTCCCGTCGGGAAGCCGATCAAGCTCCTGATCACCTCGGCCGACGTGCTCCACAGCCTCTTCATCCCCGCGTACCACATCAAGGAAGACGCCGTGCCGGGCAGGGAGACGCACCTCTGGTTCCTCCCTGACGAGCCCGGCTCCTATGACCTCTTCTGCACCGAGTACTGCGGCGTCGGACACTCGGACATGATCACGAAGGTCGAGGTCATGCAACAGAAGGACTTTGATCAATGGTATACGGGAGAACAAGAGGCCGCCCCGTCTGAAAAGAAGAAGCCCGGAGCAAGGACGCCCGAAAAGAAAGAAGCGGCGGTGAAAGGCGTTGAACTGATCCAGGTCAAGGGCTGCGTCGCGTGCCATACCACGGACGGATCGCCGAAGATCGGCCCCACCTTCAAGGGCGTCTTCGGCAAAAAAGAAATCGTGATCCACGATGGAAAAGAGCGGGAGATCGTCGTGGACGAAGCATTCATCAAGCAGACGCTCATGCACCCGGAAATAGACCGGGTCAAGGGCTTTCCTCCGATCATGCCGTCTCAACACGGGCTGTTGACTGACAAAGAGATGGATGCGATCGTCGATTACCTCAAGAGCCTGAAATGA
- a CDS encoding SCO family protein, with product MKKFCFLLIFALVPTGVFAHGSSASKADISLDEKPGQYVSGDASFVDENGRSLSLRDRIDKPTIIAPVYLGCRHECPMLLGGLAQALGKMELLKPGRDFQVMTLSFDEKDTPAVARDAKKNYLKAIGRPFPGEAWSFLTGRETDIRKFTDSVGFRFQRDSEHDFSHPVALIVIAPGGKIVRYLEGVSFLPFEVTMALTEASEGRVGSSARKALLYCFSYDPLKKSYVFNILKVTGTAMVLFVGSFLVYLIHTTRKKRGALKG from the coding sequence ATGAAAAAGTTCTGCTTCCTGCTCATCTTCGCGCTGGTGCCTACAGGCGTTTTCGCCCATGGCTCGAGCGCGTCGAAAGCCGACATCTCCCTGGACGAAAAGCCGGGACAGTATGTATCCGGCGATGCTTCGTTCGTCGACGAGAACGGGCGCAGCCTCAGCCTCCGGGATCGCATCGACAAACCGACGATCATCGCCCCGGTATACCTCGGCTGCAGGCATGAATGCCCCATGCTCCTGGGAGGCCTGGCACAGGCCCTCGGCAAGATGGAGCTGCTGAAGCCCGGCAGGGACTTCCAGGTGATGACGCTCAGCTTCGACGAAAAGGACACCCCCGCCGTTGCCCGGGACGCGAAGAAGAATTACCTGAAGGCCATCGGGCGCCCCTTCCCCGGCGAGGCCTGGTCCTTCCTGACCGGCAGGGAGACCGACATCCGGAAGTTCACCGACTCCGTCGGCTTCCGATTTCAGCGGGACAGCGAGCATGATTTCTCCCATCCCGTGGCGCTCATCGTGATCGCTCCAGGAGGAAAGATCGTGCGCTACCTCGAAGGCGTCTCCTTCCTGCCCTTCGAGGTCACCATGGCGCTGACCGAGGCCTCGGAAGGCAGGGTCGGGTCCTCCGCGCGCAAGGCGCTGCTGTACTGCTTCAGCTACGATCCGCTCAAGAAGTCCTATGTGTTCAACATCCTGAAAGTGACCGGGACCGCCATGGTCCTGTTCGTCGGATCGTTCCTTGTGTATCTGATACATACAACAAGGAAGAAACGCGGCGCGCTGAAGGGGTAG
- a CDS encoding cytochrome C oxidase subunit IV family protein, translated as MEESKNHIAGTKTYIFVWIALLCLTGLTIKAAQMKMGEWSMVANIAIASAKASLVLLFFMHLKYERRLFKLLLFVPLLTITVIIGLTFFDIWYR; from the coding sequence ATGGAAGAGAGTAAGAATCATATCGCCGGCACAAAAACCTACATCTTCGTCTGGATCGCCCTGCTATGCCTCACGGGTCTCACCATCAAGGCCGCGCAGATGAAGATGGGCGAATGGAGCATGGTCGCCAACATCGCGATCGCTTCGGCAAAAGCGAGCCTCGTGCTCTTGTTCTTCATGCACCTGAAGTACGAGCGGCGGCTGTTCAAGCTGCTGCTCTTCGTGCCGCTGTTGACGATCACGGTCATCATCGGGCTGACGTTCTTCGATATCTGGTACCGATGA
- the ctaD gene encoding cytochrome c oxidase subunit I — translation MTEASFYQTPGKYPGIFGWLFTTDHKRIGLLYLASSLSFFAVGVSLGLTMRLELIRSGMHFYSAQTYNAIFTLHGVIMIFLFIIPGIPSSLGNFVMPLQIGARDVAFPKINILSWWLFIIGGACAVTSLFTGGGPPDTGWTFYVPYSIRTGTNISLAVFGVFLIGLSSTLTGMNFLTTIHRLRAPGMTWRRMTLFTWSIYATSWIQLLATPVLAITLLLIILERFFGVGFFDPAKGGDPILFQHMFWIYSHPAVYIMILPAMGAVTDIIPVFARRNIFGYSFIAASSLAIAFVGYLVWGHHMFTSGMSDTSRVIFSFLTFIVAVPSGVKIFNWIASLYKGSIRMNAPLLYTLAFIFLFSIGGLTGLVQGALATSLHVHGTYFIVGHFHYVMFGGAAFGFFAGLHYWFPKITGRLYEEHLAKLACFFLFIGFNMLYFSMFVLGWEGMPRRYYDYLPKFNGPNLVSTIGSWILAMGLIIMFYNLIRSIFAGKEAGDNPWEAASLEWQTSSPPPTENFAEQPVVTKGPYTFT, via the coding sequence ATGACGGAAGCAAGCTTCTATCAGACTCCCGGCAAGTACCCCGGCATCTTCGGCTGGCTGTTCACCACAGACCACAAGCGGATCGGCCTTTTGTATCTCGCTTCGTCGCTCTCCTTCTTCGCCGTCGGCGTGTCGCTGGGGCTCACCATGCGCCTTGAGCTCATCCGCTCGGGCATGCACTTCTACAGTGCACAGACCTACAACGCCATCTTCACCCTGCACGGGGTGATCATGATCTTCCTTTTCATCATCCCCGGCATCCCGTCGTCACTCGGCAACTTCGTGATGCCGCTCCAGATTGGCGCCCGGGACGTGGCGTTCCCGAAGATCAACATCCTTTCGTGGTGGCTCTTCATCATCGGCGGGGCCTGCGCAGTCACGTCCCTCTTTACCGGCGGTGGACCTCCGGACACGGGCTGGACCTTCTACGTTCCCTACAGCATCCGGACGGGCACGAACATCTCGCTGGCCGTGTTCGGCGTATTCTTGATCGGCCTGTCGTCCACGCTCACGGGCATGAACTTCCTGACCACGATCCACCGGCTCCGGGCGCCCGGCATGACGTGGAGGCGCATGACCCTGTTCACCTGGTCCATCTACGCAACGTCCTGGATCCAGCTGCTGGCCACGCCGGTCCTGGCCATCACGCTGCTCCTGATCATCCTCGAGCGCTTCTTCGGAGTGGGCTTCTTCGACCCGGCAAAAGGCGGCGACCCGATCCTCTTCCAGCACATGTTCTGGATCTACTCGCACCCGGCGGTCTACATCATGATCCTGCCCGCCATGGGCGCGGTCACCGACATCATCCCCGTATTTGCCCGCAGGAACATCTTCGGGTACTCGTTCATTGCCGCGTCAAGCCTGGCCATTGCGTTCGTGGGCTACCTCGTCTGGGGCCACCACATGTTCACGAGCGGCATGAGCGACACTTCCCGGGTCATCTTCTCGTTCCTCACCTTCATCGTTGCCGTACCCAGCGGGGTCAAGATCTTCAACTGGATCGCGAGTCTCTACAAAGGCTCGATCAGGATGAATGCGCCGCTTCTCTACACGCTCGCATTCATCTTCCTGTTCTCCATCGGCGGCCTGACCGGCCTGGTGCAGGGAGCCCTTGCCACGAGCCTGCACGTCCACGGCACCTATTTCATCGTGGGCCACTTCCATTATGTAATGTTCGGCGGGGCCGCGTTCGGCTTTTTCGCGGGCCTCCACTACTGGTTTCCCAAAATCACCGGCAGGCTGTACGAGGAGCACTTGGCAAAGCTGGCCTGCTTTTTCCTGTTCATCGGCTTCAACATGCTCTACTTTTCCATGTTCGTCCTCGGCTGGGAAGGCATGCCGCGGCGCTACTACGACTACCTCCCGAAATTCAACGGGCCGAACCTGGTTTCCACCATCGGTTCCTGGATCCTGGCCATGGGCCTCATCATCATGTTCTATAACCTGATCCGCTCGATCTTCGCCGGCAAAGAGGCCGGGGACAACCCCTGGGAAGCGGCGTCGCTGGAATGGCAGACGTCGTCGCCGCCGCCCACGGAAAACTTCGCTGAGCAGCCCGTGGTCACAAAGGGGCCGTACACGTTTACCTGA
- a CDS encoding cytochrome c oxidase subunit 3 family protein, which translates to MTELAHSQHRDYAGAKLGMWFFLFTEILLFGGMFLVYAEYRQLNTADFHEAGREMNVLIGAINTIILLTSSLTMVLAISAIKRGKKAASLLLQAATVLLGIGFLVNKYFEWSDHIRHGFYPDSPQLLAMSHGKILFFGLYYVMTGIHALHVIIGMSVITFILVLTLRGAVTSADYVKLENAGLFWHLVDVIWIYLFPLFYLIL; encoded by the coding sequence ATGACTGAACTTGCCCATTCCCAACACCGAGACTACGCCGGCGCCAAGCTCGGCATGTGGTTCTTCCTGTTCACGGAGATCCTGCTCTTCGGCGGCATGTTCCTTGTCTACGCCGAATACCGCCAGCTGAACACGGCGGATTTCCACGAAGCGGGCCGCGAGATGAACGTCCTCATCGGGGCCATCAATACCATCATTCTCCTGACCAGCAGCCTTACCATGGTCCTGGCGATCTCGGCGATCAAGAGAGGAAAGAAAGCCGCTTCGCTCCTGCTCCAGGCGGCCACCGTCCTGCTGGGCATCGGGTTCCTGGTGAACAAATATTTCGAGTGGAGCGATCATATCCGACACGGCTTCTACCCGGACTCCCCGCAGCTCCTGGCCATGAGCCACGGCAAGATCCTCTTCTTCGGTTTGTACTACGTCATGACGGGCATTCACGCACTGCACGTCATTATCGGCATGAGCGTCATTACGTTCATCCTGGTGCTGACGCTTCGCGGCGCCGTGACAAGCGCCGATTACGTGAAACTGGAGAACGCGGGGCTCTTCTGGCACCTCGTCGATGTCATCTGGATCTACCTGTTCCCGCTGTTCTATCTGATCCTGTAA
- a CDS encoding alpha/beta fold hydrolase, translating to MLQRTRHAARAALLILTLLSLSLIAGCDYVGFYSRQTAWRAMYENQPRMSFIQRFAPGDSILVSGSIANVEEWRGPLLLAAVSSQYRENEIVALTTVRNPRDGYTLFLPKGDYALFLFADLNGNGLFERNELVGQASVIVDSAGSRADGVLTPPPIVVDYTQPGKTVFRMRVRVQAASYVYPSLDDDFFDPRFGNEGLYNPASLMAHTQGFLFGLEDYDVNKTTVLFVHGIGGTPRDWKFYAEGLDRRRFQPFFLYYPSGMPLDKISSLLAQVISSLDRSSRKSSHRIVLAAHSMGGLIALSAIQKLAAEGLPSSLALYCSLSTPYDGSESARKGVETAPLVVPVWQDIAMGSEFLKKQQSQPFPQHLPFYLFFTYNDPSAFKLGESGDGSVTLRSQLTPAMQGAATKIMGFNESHEGLLNSKAGRDAFLQLLDRVPLPETGTGTHQ from the coding sequence ATGCTCCAGAGAACCCGCCATGCCGCGCGTGCGGCGCTCCTGATCCTTACGCTCTTGTCCCTCTCCCTGATTGCGGGCTGCGACTATGTCGGTTTCTATTCGCGCCAGACGGCCTGGCGTGCCATGTACGAGAACCAGCCGCGCATGTCCTTCATCCAGCGCTTTGCCCCCGGCGATTCGATCCTCGTGAGCGGCAGTATTGCAAACGTGGAAGAGTGGCGAGGCCCGCTCCTGCTTGCTGCGGTCAGCAGCCAGTACCGGGAGAACGAGATCGTGGCGCTCACCACGGTCCGCAATCCCCGGGACGGATATACCCTGTTCCTGCCCAAGGGGGATTACGCGCTCTTCCTGTTCGCCGACCTGAACGGGAACGGGCTGTTCGAACGCAATGAACTCGTGGGCCAGGCTTCGGTCATCGTGGATTCGGCCGGCAGCAGGGCCGACGGCGTGCTCACACCCCCCCCGATCGTTGTGGACTATACCCAGCCGGGGAAGACCGTCTTCCGCATGCGCGTCCGAGTGCAGGCCGCGAGCTACGTCTATCCCTCCCTGGATGATGACTTCTTCGACCCCCGTTTCGGGAACGAAGGGCTCTACAACCCCGCGTCGCTCATGGCGCATACGCAAGGGTTCCTGTTCGGCCTCGAAGACTATGACGTGAATAAAACCACGGTCCTCTTCGTGCACGGCATCGGGGGAACGCCCCGCGACTGGAAGTTCTATGCGGAAGGCCTGGACCGGCGCCGGTTCCAGCCCTTTTTTTTGTACTATCCTTCGGGCATGCCTCTGGACAAGATCAGTTCCCTGCTCGCGCAGGTGATCTCGTCCCTCGACAGGAGCAGCCGGAAAAGCAGCCACCGGATCGTGCTTGCGGCGCACAGCATGGGCGGTCTCATAGCGCTCTCGGCCATCCAGAAGCTTGCCGCGGAGGGGCTGCCCTCTTCCCTCGCGCTGTATTGTTCCCTCTCGACCCCCTACGACGGGAGCGAATCGGCGCGGAAAGGCGTGGAGACCGCCCCGCTCGTGGTTCCCGTATGGCAGGACATAGCCATGGGCAGCGAGTTCCTGAAAAAACAGCAGTCACAGCCCTTTCCCCAGCACCTCCCGTTCTACCTGTTCTTCACTTATAATGATCCGTCCGCGTTCAAGCTCGGGGAGAGCGGCGACGGGTCGGTCACACTCCGGTCCCAGCTCACCCCGGCCATGCAGGGCGCGGCAACCAAAATAATGGGATTTAATGAAAGCCACGAAGGTTTGCTGAACAGCAAGGCCGGGCGCGACGCATTTCTGCAGCTGTTGGACAGAGTGCCCCTCCCGGAAACCGGGACCGGCACGCATCAGTAA
- a CDS encoding DUF5714 domain-containing protein has translation MICGSTLLYLDRSEPLVCTYCRKTSEGHIRCPEGHFICDACHSMDAMQMIEDAVFSTREKDPVRIAELMLNHPALPMLGCEHAFIAAGALSAALRNSPYARITDEEIREIFTRTAKQAVGGYCGLTGICGISPAIGACFSVFLKSRCGSDAEQRIVMDAVISVSRAIADLTGPSCCKAYVRAALDTAVTIFADRFGIVLPVSRSGLVCRHSGKHPHGCREQKCPYYQKETKDVFTDSIHLPATACGS, from the coding sequence ATGATCTGCGGCTCGACGCTCCTGTATCTCGACAGGAGCGAGCCCCTTGTCTGCACCTATTGCCGGAAGACATCGGAAGGCCACATCAGATGTCCCGAGGGACATTTCATCTGCGATGCCTGCCACAGCATGGATGCAATGCAGATGATCGAGGACGCCGTCTTCAGCACCCGTGAAAAGGACCCGGTCAGGATCGCCGAGCTGATGCTGAACCATCCCGCCCTTCCCATGCTGGGGTGCGAGCACGCCTTTATTGCCGCGGGCGCCCTGTCCGCCGCCCTCAGGAATTCTCCCTATGCCAGGATCACGGATGAGGAGATAAGGGAGATCTTCACCAGGACGGCGAAACAGGCCGTGGGCGGCTACTGCGGGCTCACCGGCATCTGCGGGATATCGCCGGCAATAGGCGCCTGCTTCTCGGTCTTCCTCAAGAGCCGGTGCGGCTCCGATGCGGAACAGAGGATCGTGATGGACGCCGTGATCAGTGTTTCCCGGGCCATCGCAGACCTCACGGGGCCGAGCTGCTGCAAGGCCTATGTCCGCGCCGCTCTCGACACCGCGGTCACGATCTTCGCGGACCGCTTCGGCATCGTGCTCCCGGTCTCAAGGTCCGGGCTCGTCTGCAGGCACAGCGGAAAGCACCCCCATGGATGCCGCGAACAGAAGTGCCCCTACTACCAGAAAGAAACGAAGGACGTCTTCACCGATTCCATCCATCTTCCCGCAACCGCGTGCGGGTCCTGA
- a CDS encoding tetratricopeptide repeat protein, which produces MQAIAKQFQLTIAYYEKKEYPAAEKAVDELLAAHPDFERGQFLKAVILEETGRAGQAEEHYAKSGNRFTLWFRLASQLEEIDPRRAIAYYERTAKHDSQNNQLWFNLGNLYEKMGRKEEARTCFRKMQLLREVLSRVFIPLGFMVIMIAGASMMIKRGDNALATVVIASAVFCVFWLKRDGGKAVQMIRRKKSAS; this is translated from the coding sequence ATGCAGGCCATCGCCAAGCAGTTCCAACTGACCATCGCCTATTACGAGAAGAAAGAATATCCTGCAGCCGAGAAAGCCGTCGATGAACTGCTCGCGGCCCACCCCGATTTCGAGCGGGGCCAGTTCCTGAAGGCGGTCATTCTCGAGGAAACGGGCAGGGCCGGCCAGGCAGAGGAGCATTACGCCAAGTCGGGGAACCGGTTCACGCTCTGGTTCCGCCTGGCCTCGCAGCTCGAAGAGATCGACCCCCGGCGGGCTATCGCATATTACGAACGCACCGCGAAACACGACAGCCAGAACAATCAGCTGTGGTTCAATCTGGGAAACCTCTATGAGAAAATGGGCAGGAAGGAAGAGGCAAGGACGTGCTTCAGGAAAATGCAGCTGCTCCGGGAGGTCTTGTCGAGGGTCTTCATACCGCTCGGGTTCATGGTCATCATGATCGCCGGCGCCTCGATGATGATCAAGCGAGGGGACAATGCCCTTGCCACCGTCGTGATCGCCTCGGCGGTCTTCTGTGTGTTCTGGCTCAAACGGGACGGGGGCAAGGCCGTGCAGATGATCCGGAGGAAAAAGAGCGCTTCGTAG